A window from bacterium encodes these proteins:
- a CDS encoding IclR family transcriptional regulator, whose product MEKVRNSDLVGDTRPAVPKVDTVVRALEILECFTTGEPEQTLKQLCEKTGLYKSRVHRLCTTLLDCGYLVRTSFSSYRLGPKLLVLGKVYERTNTLVSISRPIMEELAAASGESAALFALEGERSICLAREYGPSRLFFAINEGDFMELYATATGRVLLAHAPADFRNRVLGSKLEAITPATITDAAWLKGECRAILERGYSLSREEREPGVAAIAAPVFDFEKKVPAVLSLVGPVQRFSEENLPGMIEKLLAATGDISRLMGEAR is encoded by the coding sequence ATGGAAAAGGTGAGAAATAGTGACCTGGTCGGGGATACCCGCCCTGCAGTTCCCAAGGTCGACACGGTGGTGAGAGCTCTTGAGATCCTCGAGTGCTTCACGACCGGAGAACCGGAGCAGACTTTAAAGCAGCTCTGTGAAAAAACCGGGCTTTACAAAAGCAGGGTTCATCGACTTTGTACGACCCTGCTGGACTGCGGTTACCTCGTTCGCACATCCTTCTCCAGCTACAGGCTCGGACCGAAGCTTCTTGTCCTGGGCAAGGTCTACGAGAGGACCAACACCCTGGTCTCCATCTCCCGTCCCATCATGGAGGAGCTTGCCGCTGCCTCCGGAGAATCGGCGGCGCTTTTTGCTCTCGAAGGTGAACGCTCCATCTGCCTGGCAAGGGAGTATGGACCTTCCAGGCTCTTTTTCGCGATCAATGAAGGCGACTTCATGGAACTTTACGCTACGGCCACCGGCCGGGTCCTCCTGGCCCACGCCCCCGCCGACTTTCGCAACAGGGTCCTGGGCAGCAAGCTCGAGGCCATCACACCGGCAACCATCACCGACGCTGCATGGCTCAAGGGTGAGTGCCGCGCCATACTGGAACGCGGCTACAGCCTCAGCCGCGAGGAAAGGGAACCGGGTGTGGCGGCCATCGCCGCCCCGGTCTTCGATTTCGAGAAGAAGGTTCCCGCCGTGCTTTCCCTCGTGGGCCCGGTGCAGCGGTTCTCGGAAGAGAACCTGCCCGGGATGATCGAAAAACTCCTGGCCGCCACCGGGGACATTTCCCGGCTCATGGGGGAGGCCCGCTAG
- a CDS encoding cupin domain-containing protein codes for MEIKVINTFKDAEQIWLGLEKEGLRRKVFRAVDHAQLGAEQIVAGITIFEPGERCAAHSHPGSEEINFVVKGGGIAYDLDNNKETRFKQYDYMWIPDGVEHVHYNDSEEPLWLLWAYAPPGQLPMK; via the coding sequence TTGGAGATCAAAGTCATCAACACATTCAAGGATGCCGAGCAGATATGGCTGGGTCTCGAAAAGGAAGGTTTGCGAAGGAAAGTTTTTCGCGCGGTCGATCACGCCCAGCTGGGGGCGGAGCAGATCGTGGCCGGGATCACCATCTTCGAACCGGGCGAGCGCTGCGCGGCCCACTCCCATCCAGGTTCCGAGGAGATCAACTTCGTGGTCAAGGGGGGAGGTATCGCCTACGATCTGGACAATAATAAGGAAACCAGGTTCAAGCAGTACGATTACATGTGGATCCCGGATGGAGTCGAGCACGTCCATTACAACGATTCGGAAGAACCTCTCTGGCTCTTGTGGGCTTACGCTCCTCCGGGAC
- the aroQ gene encoding type II 3-dehydroquinate dehydratase: MKKILVLNGINLNMFGKRDPTQYGTITLAQIDEDLKALGRELGFEVECFQTNCEGEMASRINEAHGDGTVAVLINAGAWTHYSYGIADALGILEVPVIEVHMSHVHSREKFRHHSVFSPVVKGSISGLGVDSYRLALRAAVNLVK; encoded by the coding sequence ATGAAAAAAATACTCGTTTTGAACGGAATAAACCTCAACATGTTCGGCAAAAGGGATCCAACCCAGTACGGAACGATCACCCTTGCCCAGATAGACGAAGACCTGAAGGCCCTGGGCAGGGAGCTGGGCTTTGAAGTGGAGTGCTTCCAGACCAACTGCGAGGGGGAGATGGCTTCCAGGATTAACGAGGCTCATGGCGACGGGACCGTCGCGGTGCTGATCAACGCCGGAGCCTGGACGCATTACAGCTACGGCATAGCCGACGCCCTGGGCATCCTTGAGGTGCCGGTCATTGAGGTGCATATGTCCCACGTTCACAGCAGGGAGAAGTTCCGGCATCATTCCGTGTTTTCGCCGGTGGTCAAAGGGTCGATCAGTGGTTTGGGAGTTGACAGCTACAGACTGGCCCTGAGGGCTGCGGTCAACCTGGTTAAGTAG